A window of the Macrobrachium rosenbergii isolate ZJJX-2024 chromosome 43, ASM4041242v1, whole genome shotgun sequence genome harbors these coding sequences:
- the LOC136828901 gene encoding uncharacterized protein, with translation MSIMGKSFQELCRDMQAFPIVYQHSIAFEIPTDSYYHSPNSENIQKDICQALEHQMNVPDYLKGLQYLSERVILLTLDSSTEYPEYFKILLIQYFHNKFCEPGKVVKIFHPKLVGHSKVEALVTGIPLPVAESVFLDIQKQIPRKFPYLIDVKAKFIKMKDHGTNAGDILVQANTDDLIQVHCDLCPGKPLAFQGHKGNIRYRSSDQIKKLL, from the exons ATGTCGATCATG gGTAAAAGCTTCCAGGAACTGTGTCGAGACATGCAGGCTTTCCCGATAGTTTACCAGCACTCCATCGCTTTTGAAATACCGACAGACAGCTATTACCATTCACCCAACAGCGAGAATATCCAGAAGGACATTTGTCAGGCACTGGAACATCAAATGAACGTTCCCGACTACTTGAAAGGCTTGCAGTACTTGTCTGAAAGGGTGATTCTCTTAACCCTAGACTCCAGCACTGAATACCCAGAGTAtttcaaaattctgctgattcAGTATTTCCACAACAAGTTCTGCGAGCCGGGCAAAGTCGTCAAGATCTTCCATCCCAAACTGGTCGGTCACTCGAAGGTGGAAGCTCTGGTCACCGGAATACCGCTTCCAGTGGCCGAGTCGGTGTTTCTGGACATTCAGAAGCAGATCCCGCGGAAGTTTCCTTATCTCATCGACGTCAAGGCCAAATTCATCAAGATGAAGGACCACGGCACGAATGCCGGAGACATCTTGGTGCAAGCAAACACGGACGACCTCATACAGGTACACTGTGACCTCTGCCCAGGGAAACCGCTCGCTTTCCAGGGTCACAAAGGTAATATCAGGTACAGGTCTTCAGACCAGATCAAAAAATTGTTATGA